The genome window GGGTATCCAACAGATAGTGGGTGGATGCTTGTAGATATATTAACGGGTAACACATACTTTGTAGAGTGGCTTTCATGCTCACATATAGATTGCATAGCTAAGATGTGTGGTTGGCATTCCCAGAATAAACTGAGGAGAAAAAGTAATTCTGGGATGATAGTGGACAAAAACCATTAAGCTTTTATCGGTTCATTTTTACCTGGGTGTAATGGCCAATTTTAGCGTTTGTTCGAACACTTCCAATTCCATATCTAAAATCTTTAACTTCATCATACAGAGATTGGATTACATCTGCCCATGATGTGAAATTAGTGGACATGAATAAATTCTCTCCACAGCCAGTaactaaaaatcagaaaaagacaggGAACCGATAGTTAAACTAGCACTTGCAAAGAATTCTcactaaaaactattagaatatcATTATTTCAATTCTTGCGATCAATATCACCTACCAAGGATGAACAGTCATCTCTCATTAACTGATCTATTGGAGAAAtctaatttcaatttcaaaagctTTGATCTGTGAATTGTAATCCCCCACCCTCGACCTATGAatagctcttttaaaaatgtaaataatgactCATTTTCAAACTGATTATCTAGCTTAACACGGTCACAGTCATCATTTTGGTAACACTAATAAAGTGATTAATACTTAATCAACAAGTATTGATTATCTGCTATGCCTTTATAGTATGAATAGAGGGGATATTAAAAGATGCTAAAGACATAATTTAGACCTCTTGAGCGCTGGCTATCAAAATAAGAGGAGCACATGTGAAGCATGCAGTAAATAGTAGACCAGACATAGATAGGATATCCAGTGGGAAAATTAAATCAGAGCCATGGATGCAGGAGTGACCATGGCATTTCTGTGGTGAGGAAGAAGCTGACCAGATTTTAGTAAAAAAGACTAAAATCGCTTGGAGTAGAGAGGACAGGTGGGGCCTTGGAAGTGAGGTAGAGATTTAATTCTGCATTAACATAATTTACACTTATGTTCTAGAAAGTAACATTACAAGAAGTCATTATTTTCACTAGGAATTTGTAGACTAGTAATTTTGACTACAATGTATTAAGCGGAAGATTTTTTAGATTTCAAGAATAAACTTGGCTTATGGCTAAACAAGGACAATGAGCATCTATCTGAagttcagggaaaaaaattcaaaacaattttttgttgttttcctctctCATAGCTTTTGCCTTTGACCATTAACTCAgactcattttgaattttttggctTGGAGAGCAGAAATAATGAGATTTTTAGGACAagagtttaaagaaagaaaacaaaggaatacAGGAAAGGGAGCAAGGTAGGTGTGTCCAGGGCCAGGTGATAAGcctaaaactaacaaacaaaaactaggtCACCAAACTGCCATATTTCACCACTTTGGTaactttcagttaatttttgttttttataaaatgatacattattCATTGAAGAAGTTTGACTTACAGCTAATTTGCCGTTTCTCTGGAGTACTGTGAGTCAAACGGCACTGGCTGGCCCACTTTTCAGCATTCCTTGCAACTTCGTCATTCCACGTCTTGAAATGAGGGCggaaaatttagaaatgaaaatatgatgcTTTTATGAGATAACCATGATTTATATGATTACATTGAAAGCAAATGCCTATttgatgaataatttttagtatttcttatttttccattgttCTACCAAAAGatacatttctctctttcctaaaTGACTCAGTTATCAGGAAGTATCTCTCTATATGGGATCACagattaaatattttagagaaagaaaatagccATCCAGTTTCTCAGCaccaaaataaacatttcaaaaccaAGGCATGCTCTTTTAGATGGATAATCacaggtatgtgtatatatatatatatatatatatatatatatatatatatatatctccatatatcCATATGATagccagaaaaatatatatatatatatatacatgctaGCTTACTAGCTTGGGGCTATGGCTATTTAATTAGAAATGAGAACTAAGTATGTGCTGTCCCTCCCAATGTCTATTGCATTTGCAGCAGTCTtcatataccaagggtgccaaaaaaatatatacaaacggacactttggtcaacgtttctgtagcagtagttcgccataatcagaagggtctggatgttgatggtaaccactttgagcacctcttgtaattgcagaagtcaaacatgacttgtattcatcttttattattggtacctattgagtattacaattttgatagttttttcctttcttaaaatgtgcatacatgtTTTTGGCTTCCTCTGTATATATCAATATACTGCCAGATGCTATAGCAAGCATTAGTACGTTTGTGTTGTACTATATGAAATATAACAGTGTGAAGGACAAAAATGTATGGGAAATAAATACTTAACTTTATCTCatatgcaaaatagaaaaaacataggaaaataaatgtaaagaacaaTTTAGTACTATCATAATTCAGACAATTAAGCCAAGATTGCTAGACTTTActttcaagagagaaaaaaaagttccaaTCTAAGATGAGAAGAGATGTTCAGAAAAAAGCAGACATCTTATATCTCTGAGAAAGCAATGCCAATTACTTATTATGGTCATAAGGTATTTACCGGTTCAATTCGCACAGCACTCTTGCTTAGAAATGAAGCTAAACATAAGACTCAGTAGAAAAATCTTTCCCATAGCCTAGATTAAGCAATAGTTTACAGAGTCTCAGAAATGGAATGAATCAGAAAGTTAACAGATCCTATTTCTAATTAATTTAGGAATCTCCTCCAAAAAATACACCTTTGCCCTGTGAATGAAGTATATGTTCAGTACCTCTTAAGATAGCTCATTGTAGCACTAATTGCTAAATAGACTTTTTGATCTCTTGTGGTATAGTATAACTTCCAAATACCTTTGATTTGTTGATTCTAGCTCAGCTCTTTTAGAAACTTCAGAACCAATTTAATTCATTTGTCATATGATAACATTTTACATACTTGAATCGGGAAGAGAAACAGTTACTCATTTTTAGTGAGTATCCCATATGTTCCTGGCATTGTATTTATACTACTATTTCTCTGCTAATCCTCACAAAGATGTAGCaaaatttgaattataatttCCACTAATAGACAGCAAATCTGACGCTCTTCCAGATTAAGTAATTAGCCTAGAGTGAACTATCCTATTCTCCTGGGATAGTCTTTATTTAGTCTAAATAGCTCCTATTCATCATATTTTGGATTCCAGGCTCCCCACGCTGCTAATCAACAACTTCTGTGTATACGCCTTTTATTAATATGTTGTCCAAATCTGTACACATTCTATAGTATATTATCTGCGGATAGCCAAAGAGTGAGACTCTCATTGTTCAGATCCACACACTGGATTTATTATATAGTTCAAGTTTTCATTTGCAGTTTGGCACATAATTATTCAAGTAACGTAATTTACAAGGTTTCTTCCACATCACCTGCCCATTAATTATACCTTTATCCTATACTGATAGAGTCAATATGATGTTTTTCAGTTCAAATGCAGTATGCTACATTTAACCACCAGCCAATATGGCAACTTTCTAGTGAAATACACAGATTCAAGTATTTTACACATATAGATCTTGCTTTACTGTCCTTGCTAACTGGTGAGATGCTAACTGATAATGATCTATCAACAAGACACAACTTACCATTTTAAGCATGTTACAGGCACTGGGGTGTGCCATTCTTCTAAGGTCATTGTGCTTGTTAATAATCTCCCTTTGGACTGATGGATCTTTGGTGCTCAATAAAGAGAAACCTGAGATATTTGGcttcaaaatgaaggaaaaagtagaataatgttataatattgaaaataaaaataacaaaacaacagaTTTTAACATGGAAGTTActaaaaatgtttagttttgtgtTCTCCAACTGTAACATCAAACTTACCCAGAGGGCTTGTTAACATAGATTGCTGGGCTCCACTCCCCAGAGTTTTTGTTTCAGGAGACTAGGTGGGGtcagagaatttgcatttccaacaagttctCAGGGACCATTCTTTGAGAATCAATAGTCTGTCATTGAAATCACTTGGTAAATGTGCTGGTTCTTTCCAGTTTGCTGTACCACCCAACCCGTGCACTGTTGTGGGGAACTTGGGCCTGTCCTTTTGAATATCACCATATTTTTTGCCTTTAACAGTAAATTAATGTGATCCATGAGACCTGTTTGCACATGATCTTATCTCATAACATGCAAGAGTTTAAAGCCCTCATCTGTGTCCTAATTCGTACCAGAAAAtccaatagaaaacaaatagtacCTAGAATTCTGCAAAAAGAGAATATGATAGCcagcaaaaaatatatactcaaacTATGGAGAATTTCaggcttaaaaatatatacagtgaaatagaAAGAGACTATAATATGTCCAGATATTGtttagataaaaaaatatgggGTACCAATTAGATTCATTATCATATAAAGATTATGAATAGTGTGCACATTTATGTTTAAACCGACCTCAAAAGATGTCCTTTTCTGTCTTAATAAGGGCATAATTAGGAGGCagcatttatttatgaaatggaAAAGTTACTCATGAAAAAATTATGGACTATTAACACTGAAAGAAACCCCAGAAATCACTTGGTAAATGTGCTGGTTCTTTCCAGTTTGCTGTACCACCCAACCCGTGCACTGTCTCCCCTTCTCTGCCCTGAAGCTGATCCTTCTGGCCTGCACCACCGAGGCGCCTTTGTCTTGTGCTTTCTCCATCTATTGAGCCAAAGGGAGCCACTGGTAGCAGAACACAGGGTGGGAGGGGCTAGAGGTCAGGGTATTTCTTGCCCACTTCCTCCCTACTTCTACACTCCATCTCTGAGAGGAGATACCTCCATTTTGAGCCTACTATTTATTATCTCTTCCTTCAGACCTGCAGGCCTAGCGGCTGAAAGGCTTCCAGTACTTCTAGCCGCTCTCTTTGTTCCTTTAACCCTGCTCCTTCCTCTGTAAATATTGCGTCATTAAAGCCCATTCATTCAAAACATCTGtgttgaagaaaagaaatggtaattatgtggtatgatggaggtgttagctaaagcgatggtggtaatcattttgcaatatgttaAGTATATCAAATCAATACTcatacactttaaacttacacagtgttcTGTGTCAGTAATATCCCAATAAAGCTGGAACAACACAAAGCAAAACATGTGTGTCGAATTCTGTTCCCTGTCTAAACTCTGAGTGAAAAACCTCCTTTATTTTACCCATTAAAAAAGGAGATTCAGAAAGGTTAACGGAGTTATATAAGAATCTCTTTTTTCATGGTATCCAAAACCCAATTACTCTACATTTGGAAGTGCAAATTAATAAACAGATAGCATATCCCTTGTGCTTATAGGCTCTATTTTAATGATGAGAGCAACATATGGAAGCTACCattgtttctttagaaaatagCTTACCGCATTAAGCATTTTGCTATCAGTGcacttgtgtttttcttattctttggaTTTATTAATAACCTCTTTTGACTCACTGGTCAAAAATCAATGAAGCACTTGGCAAAAGAAAGGACATTCTGAAATATAATTTCAGAGGATTCATAAGCATTTGAGTATATTAAGTCCACTATTAAAGCTGGACAAGGTTGTGTAAATAACTGAattaatatctaatttttttgtttactgcAACCTTTTACTTAGACATCACCTCACATTCACCTTCTCATATGCACTACTTTTGCTTTTCCAATTACACATTTACTAAACACAAAGCAGCAAAAATAGTCATTTATGTTTTAAGTGCTATGTGGATAACAATAGGGCTACATGCCAAATATACCCTTGAAGATATAGCTCACACCATTAAGAAAAGAAGCCAAAAGCAAATAATAACTGAGATCCTTGGTAGGTGCCATAGGTTTTCTAGAAGCCAACACTGTGAGTACTAAATAGCAGATCCTTTATAATCAACCTTGCTGATATTCATAGTA of Rhinolophus sinicus isolate RSC01 linkage group LG05, ASM3656204v1, whole genome shotgun sequence contains these proteins:
- the LOC109448870 gene encoding cysteine-rich secretory protein 2, yielding MMLVSICFVVLLQQAAGMPNISGFSLLSTKDPSVQREIINKHNDLRRMAHPSACNMLKMTWNDEVARNAEKWASQCRLTHSTPEKRQINDFTGCGENLFMSTNFTSWADVIQSLYDEVKDFRYGIGSVRTNAKIGHYTQLVWATSHQLGCAFAYCPHMNLQYYYVCHYCPEGNVNSKITPYKRGEPCADCTDHCDNGLCTNVCMHVDKVLNCNSLTRQQGCDAENIKEKCRATCECPFAIK